Proteins encoded by one window of Planctomycetia bacterium:
- a CDS encoding ATP-binding protein, whose amino-acid sequence MSKSDQFDWSFNPSLPKKQAFDLATCRFIRESRDVLLIGPPGTGKSFLVQAVGYQAIKLGFVVLYRSIFDVVRDFLHDEVLAEDDKVLTKYLKPDLLIIDDMGMKQLPKRSGEYLFEIIMRRYETRSTMMTSNRPLEDWGKLIGDVPSATAILDRFLHHAEV is encoded by the coding sequence GTGTCGAAGAGCGATCAGTTTGACTGGTCGTTTAATCCGTCGTTGCCGAAGAAGCAGGCGTTCGATCTGGCGACCTGCCGCTTTATCCGCGAGAGCCGCGACGTGCTATTGATCGGACCGCCGGGGACCGGCAAGAGCTTTTTAGTTCAGGCCGTCGGTTATCAAGCGATCAAGCTCGGCTTCGTCGTGCTGTACCGCTCGATCTTCGATGTCGTCCGCGACTTCTTGCACGATGAAGTGCTGGCCGAAGATGACAAAGTGCTGACCAAGTATCTCAAGCCGGATCTGCTCATCATCGATGACATGGGCATGAAGCAGTTGCCAAAGCGGTCAGGAGAATACCTGTTCGAGATCATCATGCGGCGCTACGAAACCCGCAGCACGATGATGACCAGCAATCGGCCGCTGGAAGATTGGGGCAAGCTCATCGGCGACGTCCCCAGTGCCACGGCAATTCTCGATCGGTTCCTACACCACGCCGAAGTA